Within the Sulfurospirillum barnesii SES-3 genome, the region TCTCATCTCGTGAGAAAATCTCTTGATCACCATGACTCCAACCCAAACGAATTAAAAAATTGAGCAATGCCTCAGGAAGATAGCCCTCACGTTTATAATCCATAACATCCACAGCACCATCTCGCTTAGAAAGCTTTTTGCCCTCTGGATTTAAAATCATTGGGACATGGTAAAATTTTGGAATTTCAAAACCTAAAGCTTCGTACAAAATAATCTGTTTGGGGGTATTAGAAACATGGTCATCCCCTCGAATTACTTCATTAACACCCATCAGGGCATCATCAATCACCACAACAAAATTATACGTTGGCGTGCCATCACTACGTGCAATAATAAAATCATCAAGAATATCAGTGGCATTAAAACAGATTTCACCTTTAACACCATCCACAAAAGAGACCACACCACTCATAGGTGCTTTAATACGAATCACAGGCTCAACACCCTTTGGAGGTGTCCCTGTAAAATCACGGTATCTTCCATCGTAATGAGGGCGTTCTTTACGAGCACTTTGTTCTTCTCTAAGCGCATCAAGTTCTTCTTTGCTCATATAACATTTATAGGCTTTTCCCTCGTCCAACAGCTTCTGGACATAGCCTTTATAAAGCTCAAAACGCTTAGATTGATAAACAACCTCACCCTCATGTGCTAAACCAAGCCATTTAAACGCTTCTAAAATAGCATCAACCGCTTCTTTAGAGTTACGTGCCAAATCTGTATCTTCAATGCGAAACAAAAATTTTCCATTGTTTTTTTTCGCCCAAAGATAGCTGTAAAGTGCTGTTCTAAGCCCTCCAATATGCAAATATCCTGTGGGACTTGGGGCAAAACGTGTCACAACCATACCATCAAACCTTTTCATTTATGTATAAATTATGTATCATTTTGTTACGTAATAACGAAATTTTTTACAAGAAGCGGGAGGAAAAAACATTTTTTTAATTTATTTTGTTCAAAAAAATGTTATTATTTGTAGCTTCTTATATTTTAATACATAGTGATTATATAGAGAGTTTTCTTAAAACAAAGGATTATGAATGAAGATCAAATTGAAGGTGTTAACTTTTGTAACTTTAGGCGCTACGCTTCTTCTCTCTCCTGCAAGTGCTGGAACCGTTGATGGCATTTCTTTAATTATTAACAAAGAACCCATTACACTTTATGATGTTTTTAAATATTCACAACGCTTTAACCTCTCAAAAAAAGAGGCTTTAGATATTCTTGTTCAACAAAAACTCGAAGAAGCTGAAATTAAAAAGTTAAACATTAGTATTGACGCTTATGAGGTTGAACAATATTTAGAAAATTTAGCCAACAGCAATTCCATGAGTAAAAATGATTTTATTGCCATGATTCAATCTAAAAATATTGATATTGTTGAGTACAAAGATGAATTAAAAAATAAACTTAAACGTGACAAGTTGTACCGAAAAATCATCAGCACAAAATTACAACAGATGAGTGATGGTGAGCTTAAAGCCTATTATAATGAAAACCTTCATGAATTTTCGCAAGCCAGTGGTTTTGATGTAACCATCTATACCAGTACAAATCAAGAGAGTCTGCTAGCCATTAAACAAAATCCTATGGGTGTTTCTAAAGATGTTGAACTTAAAGAGGGAAGTTTTCAAGCAGGAAAAATTGATGCAAACCTTGCAACACTCCTCAATAAAACCGCTACCAATACATTTTCTACGATTGTTAAATCAGAACCAAATTATGTCATGTTTTACGTGAAAAATAAACACAATGCTCAAACTGTCTCGTTCGATGATGCAAAAAACTATATTCACTCAAAATTGTCTGAAGGAAAAGAGCAAAAAGCGATTCAAGAGTATTTTGAAAAACTCAAATCTTCTGCAAATATTAAAGTGGTACGTTTACCATAAGTAGTTTTAAAAGGGTCGCTCTTTTAGCGACCCTTTTGTATTAATAACGAGAAAGATAGTTTGTATCGAATTTATTGTCAATAAAGTCTTCGTTGTCCATCATCCCTAAGTGAAAATCACGAACCGTTTTAATTCCTTCAATTTGCAACTCACTGAGTGCTTGTTTCATCTTTTTAATAGCACGGGTTCTATCTTCACCCCACACAATGAGTTTTCCAATCATGGAGTCATAATGAGGTGGCACAGAATAGCCTTGATACGCATGTGAATCCATACGGACATTGCGACCACCAGGAATAATATACTTGGTAATCTTACCAGGACTTGGGATAAATTTAACAGGATCTTCCGCTGTAATACGACACTCAATCGCATGACCTTTGAAAGTGAGTGCACTTTGATCAAACAGTTTTTCACCCTCAGCTACACGAATCATCCACTCAATGATGTCAATACCACTCACCATTTCACTGACACAGTGCTCGACTTGAAGACGTGTATTCATCTCCATAAAGTAGAAGTTTTTATCTGCATCTAAAAGAAACTCAAAGGTGCCCGCATTTTCATAGCCAATGTACTTCGTTGCTTTCACAGCGACTTCATGAAGTCGTGCTCTGGTTTTATCATCCAACGCAATTGCAGGAGATTCTTCAATCAGTTTTTGATGACGTCTTTGCATCGAACAATCACGCTCCCCAATATGAACCACATTGCCAAAAGAATCGCCAATCACTTGCACTTCAATATGACGAGGATTTTTGATGTATTTTTCCATATACAGCGTGCCATCGCCAAACGCACTTAAAGCTTCGCTTTCAGCCGCAAGAAACGATTTTTCCAAATCTTCCATTTTTTCAACCACACGCATACCACGACCGCCACCACCTGCACTTGCTTTTACAATGACAGGAAGTCCGATTTGCTCCGCAAGTTCTTTAGCTTGTGCAACATCTTTCAGGGCGCCATCACTGCCTAAGATAACAGGTACACCTGCTTTTTTCATGACCTCTTTGGCTTTGGATTTGTCGCTCATTAACACCATAGAATCTACAGAAGGTCCAATAAATTTAATGTTATGGTGTTGACAAATCTCCACAAAGGTTTGATTCTCACTTAAAAAACCATACCCTGGGAAAATGGCATCACACCCGCTAATTTCTGCTGCGCTGATAATTGAGGGAATACTGAGATAACTCTCACTCGATTTTGCCCCACCAATGCAAATACTGGCATCAGCATGTTGAAGATAAAGCGCATCTTTGTCCGCTGTTGAATAAACCGCAATGGCTTGCTTCCCCATCTCTTTGATGGTTCTTATTGCACGAAGCGCGATTTCACCACGATTGGCAACAAGAATTTTCTCAATCTTCATTAAACTTTCTCCACCATGAAAATTGGCATGTCAAACTCAACGGGTTGTCCATCTGCAACTAAAATATCTAAAATTTTGCAGTCAAACTCTGCTTCAATTTCATTCATAATTTTCATCGCTTCAATAATACCAATTGGCTGACCTTTACGGATCACATCGCCGACTTTTGCAAACGCAGCAGCCCCTGGAGCTGGAGATTTATAAAATGTTCCCACCATGGGAGATTTGATGCTTAATCCAGCAGATGCCGCATTAACACTGGCTTCTCCACTGCTAAGAGGTACAGAGCTTGCTACAGGTGCTGAAGTTGCCACAGCAGGTGCCATCGGCGCAGATACCATCGGTGTACCGTGTACCACAGTAGGCTCAAAACCTTTTTGTAACTCAATACTAAAATCACCCTCTTTGATTTTTAGTTTTGTGATGTCACTTTTATCAAAAAAACGCATTAACTCTCTGATTTCATTTTTATCCATTGAATTCTCCTAATAATTTGCCATCTTTTGGCATAACATAAAGT harbors:
- the gltX gene encoding glutamate--tRNA ligase, with amino-acid sequence MVVTRFAPSPTGYLHIGGLRTALYSYLWAKKNNGKFLFRIEDTDLARNSKEAVDAILEAFKWLGLAHEGEVVYQSKRFELYKGYVQKLLDEGKAYKCYMSKEELDALREEQSARKERPHYDGRYRDFTGTPPKGVEPVIRIKAPMSGVVSFVDGVKGEICFNATDILDDFIIARSDGTPTYNFVVVIDDALMGVNEVIRGDDHVSNTPKQIILYEALGFEIPKFYHVPMILNPEGKKLSKRDGAVDVMDYKREGYLPEALLNFLIRLGWSHGDQEIFSRDEMEALFNPNTINKSASAYNQEKLLWLNAHYIKQASYERLVEELRFFGVDLSLHVKKVLLIDALKERAKTLVEFARLAKEILETPTCYDEKAVEKFLNDDAVIVLEHYFEALKGEKTMHTAGEFETFTKVFLEKKGLKLKDLAQGIRIAMVGSSVSPSIFDVLEIIGYENVLERIQKLISFKRRAV
- a CDS encoding peptidylprolyl isomerase, with translation MKIKLKVLTFVTLGATLLLSPASAGTVDGISLIINKEPITLYDVFKYSQRFNLSKKEALDILVQQKLEEAEIKKLNISIDAYEVEQYLENLANSNSMSKNDFIAMIQSKNIDIVEYKDELKNKLKRDKLYRKIISTKLQQMSDGELKAYYNENLHEFSQASGFDVTIYTSTNQESLLAIKQNPMGVSKDVELKEGSFQAGKIDANLATLLNKTATNTFSTIVKSEPNYVMFYVKNKHNAQTVSFDDAKNYIHSKLSEGKEQKAIQEYFEKLKSSANIKVVRLP
- a CDS encoding acetyl-CoA carboxylase biotin carboxylase subunit, translating into MKIEKILVANRGEIALRAIRTIKEMGKQAIAVYSTADKDALYLQHADASICIGGAKSSESYLSIPSIISAAEISGCDAIFPGYGFLSENQTFVEICQHHNIKFIGPSVDSMVLMSDKSKAKEVMKKAGVPVILGSDGALKDVAQAKELAEQIGLPVIVKASAGGGGRGMRVVEKMEDLEKSFLAAESEALSAFGDGTLYMEKYIKNPRHIEVQVIGDSFGNVVHIGERDCSMQRRHQKLIEESPAIALDDKTRARLHEVAVKATKYIGYENAGTFEFLLDADKNFYFMEMNTRLQVEHCVSEMVSGIDIIEWMIRVAEGEKLFDQSALTFKGHAIECRITAEDPVKFIPSPGKITKYIIPGGRNVRMDSHAYQGYSVPPHYDSMIGKLIVWGEDRTRAIKKMKQALSELQIEGIKTVRDFHLGMMDNEDFIDNKFDTNYLSRY
- the accB gene encoding acetyl-CoA carboxylase biotin carboxyl carrier protein → MDKNEIRELMRFFDKSDITKLKIKEGDFSIELQKGFEPTVVHGTPMVSAPMAPAVATSAPVASSVPLSSGEASVNAASAGLSIKSPMVGTFYKSPAPGAAAFAKVGDVIRKGQPIGIIEAMKIMNEIEAEFDCKILDILVADGQPVEFDMPIFMVEKV